One genomic segment of Besnoitia besnoiti strain Bb-Ger1 chromosome VII, whole genome shotgun sequence includes these proteins:
- a CDS encoding Sma protein (encoded by transcript BESB_078055): MYMFALVNPHETLSFLPYSTVEVVFNNFQLWGNLQNHHPACITYDLEDEWKWRPLLMEPADPVDSDVLLAPPIRDKKCQVLAEDLASSVLEHIRLHRMKKGLEVFFEHREELLFRLTFYLDLLEYRMHLDDLHNPGPGPNHMGWSSFQNESENAEMLQESDCQFYQTISRQTTLTSEEKAMPETQEAMHMHREYGGDAYCMFADVPPPGGFFDPFETPQDSPHPGALQEAQTANGWTMQLVPHQNPPQPELAMNPLEGFEQEIRYQDKMAKLERKAEDKLVDSYAQQKAGIGSWLPGKNNRMDPYSPAGLKFSAAQAHMALPPSSPRSASLPTAYATAAQPPRASAGTSVSCASSISSGAGAAPPRKTVTFAEGVPPETSKRPPVRRQALLLRRLSARLQAAIVEGEALMRSEEAALRAALSAEKRPEGEPARKPERERTTLRRPLETSASAAPAAPCQEGGENEAQRMFARLRTLRPATEKRESSASPPQGLQAASAASRPPASQAPSSASPAAQRGAAAGGRELLSDAPSSSAPPRDAPARASAACGSTAAPERETPFSVNASAVTFLALLRRMSTAMRQLESDLLRRACDGDAARGESAGDDGEGGRVEERRRRGSPSAEEKPGRRLSGGARGRREAARGAETRKGSETTSRGKREMRLNDSRPSHESAHDACLSREKREQEACEKKTGVEQRLRYKEEMRRKVHARLEALAVERSQREAEEAKREAHSLLQEAEEEGRKRALGEPRDDGRPFLQQALVSAELWPAPQSSAPEADLEGRVASAETGEERHATDGEKRGEGELEGEVEDAKDSEKNGNGEEGESDSYSSQSQVSEAYVSLWSGSDSGSDGWASPVPEPEAPEEEDEEMLAGDPFFFSSRSREGRAANQGAPRGSEGAGDAGSRLRQRRQPHARDEGAARPHAGGEESTGSPTHASSSSATFRCVTGRAWLSNLLRKPKNQKEEGSRGTQESRAAAVPALSEQPGARSPPGATSHRSERGERVAQDGDERRQEAGEKAPQRARPDVAGRGDFSAISVPCESAGGRASSPPSSSVSPASSDLSSDTDTLGGSLPPSDVELNQFEAPRGQHYVWDESDESDSEREDAPTEERAAPDGDSKQDARELRRRGARSEPWQIFVPPAACADTPREQLRQARERRKQRRAEKRRENLRAEEAKRAQELEALLLAERQETAEDAQAQPKGGAETEPCESAKEPAKGAEGENGSGKRHSPSTVLADIQKMIASSSQRRTSRAPSSAAAAPSPGVTAQPATAAFLAEDRAAYSRSSSSGAKASEDTGLGNDAHASGSSQARLPLAAPASASARMREIYRQCRQKASRSQCFSSSSASLLSMPSLPSLSASSLAVKKMTGVFLQAQKRKARRSGQEACVTNSDADDSWGVAEVSEGVEEEAGRRAGNKGLEFYEAAEHSMMYDLDYDDMPKQNFGGATAWGYNQTAAPPPPTTAEMNMKAPEGMRWDPFSQTYQYTYRNPYVDEAYGDPYAGAVQQQGEVAQVELNAGRLADYRIGKGAYRVNQQTGAHDLIDGPQKDLYGKYGAMDHIDQKKDKRPKGPRPTEWDLQYAKNLYEQGVPAGYTPAPNEEDQEALVRDLLRAPTQGAEEYAAYDGGVDIAALGLATERPADKKVRVAKPQAADAEDEEERLEQPASPPAAEPRAGAGAYAKKTEEEPVVPPIEWHRPSPTGHYAADQVAKWKWYYRMEEIYYIWQQMDFPVRNNHVFCGFPVHFSSSDVNDIRSYLGGARRFRKLLDIPVDSIVYAITAKCFPLMGGVISTWLFFGAEVPLIVSDSRKTSYFFLREGVFPSLRVRPFFIILCLNLRRRRCPVAFCLQEDHSTQERERRMKRTKKPKHVKRPED, translated from the exons GCGCTGGTGAACCCGCATGAGACGCTGAGTTTTCTTCCGTACTCAACTGTAGAGGTCGTGTTCAACAACTTTCAGCTGTGGGGGAACCTCCAGAATCACCACCCCGCTTGCATCACGTATGACCTCGAAGACGAGTGGAAGTGGAGGCCGCTGTTGATGGAGCCCGCAGACCCGGTCGACTCCGACGTCCTCCTAGCGCCTCCCATTCGCGACAAAAAGTG TCAAGTGCTCGCCGAGGACTTGGCGAGCAGCGTCTTGGAGCACATTCGTCTGCATCGGATGAAGAAAGGTCTCGAGGTTTTCTTTGAGCACCGGGAGGAGCTCCTCTTTCGCCTCACCTTCTACCTCGACCTGCTGGAATACCG AATGCACCTGGATGATCTTCACAATCCGGGGCCGGGTCCGAACCACATGGGGTGGAGCAGCTTCCAAAACGAGTCTGAGAACGCAGAGATGCTGCAGGAGAGCGACTGCCAGTTCTACCAAACGATCAGCCGGCAGACGACGCTCACCTCGGAGGAAAAAGCGATGCCGGAGACGCAAGAG gcGATGCACATGCACAGGGAGTatggcggcgacgcctaCTGCATGTTCGCGGAcgtgccgccgcctggcggaTTTTTCGACCCCTTCGAGACCCCGCAGGACTCCCCGCACCCTGgagcgctgcaggaggcaCAGACGGCGAACGGCTGGACGATGCAGCTCGTGCCGCACCAGAatccgccgcagcccgaACTCGCGATGAACCCTCTGGAAGGCTTTGAGCAGGAA ATTCGCTACCAAGACAAAATGGCGAAGCTGGAGCGGAAGGCCGAAGACAAACTCGTGGACAGCTacgcgcagcagaaagcCGGCATTGGGTCGTGGCTGCCGGGGAAGAACAACCGAATGGATCCATACTCGCCCGCGGGGCTCAAGTTCTCGGCTGCGCAGGCTCACATGGCAttgccgccttcgtcgccgcgttcGGCGTCTCTGCCCACGGCGtacgcgacggccgcgcagcctccgcgcgcgtctgcgggcacGTCGGTCTCTTGTGCGTCTTCCATCTCGTctggcgctggcgcggcgcctccgcgtaaAACGGTGACCTTCGCGGAAGGGGTTCCTCCGGAGACCTCGAAGCGTCCTCCCgtgaggcggcaggcgctgctgctgcgccggctgtcggctcgcctgcaggcggcgatcgtggagggcgaggcgctcatgcggagcgaagaggctgcactccgcgcggcgctgagcgcggagaagcgcccTGAGGGGGAGCCTGCTCGGAAGCCCGAGCGGGAGCGcacgacgctgcggcggccgctggagacctcggcgagtgcggcgccggcagcgccgtgccaagaaggaggcgagaacGAAGCGCAGAGGATGTTTGCTAGACTGCGGACGCTTCGACCGGCGACAGAAAAGCGGgagtcttctgcgtctcctccgcaggggctgcaggccgcgtctgcggcctcgcggccgcctgcttcgcaagcgccctcgtccgcgtctcctgctgctcagcgaggggctgctgcgggcggccGAGAGCTTCTCTCTGACGCACCAAGctcctcagcgccgccgcgtgatgcgcccgcgcgggcgtctgcggcttgCGGGAGTACCGCCGCccctgagagagagacaccgtTCTCTGTGAACGCCAGCGCCGTCACGTTCCTGGCGCTCCTTCGGCGCATGTCCACTGCCATGCGGCAACTTGAGAGCGAcctgctgaggcgcgcgtgcgacggcgacgccgctcgcggggagagcgcgggcgacgatggagagggcgggcgagtggaggagaggcgcagacgagggagTCCATCTGCCGAGGAGAAACCCGGCAGGAGgctgagcggcggcgcgcgcgggcgcagggaagcggcgagaggcgcggagacgcggaaagGCAGCGAGACGACGTCGCGTGGAAAACGAGAAATGCGGCTGAATGACAGCAGACCAAGCCACGAGAGCGCCCACGACGCGTGCCtgtcgcgcgagaagcgtGAGCAAGAGGCATGTGAGAAGAAAACAGGCGtggagcagcgcctgcggtaTAAAGAAGAAATGCGGAGAAAGGTCcacgcgcggctcgaggctTTGGCCGTCGAGCGTTCGcagcgcgaagcggaggaggcgaagcgggaGGCTCATTCGCTTCTccaggaagcggaggaagagggcCGAAAGCGGGCGctgggcgagccgcgcgacgacggaagACCTTTCCTGCAACAGGCCCTCGTCTCGGCAGAGCTCtggccggcgccgcagagctctGCCCCGGAGGCAGACCTCGAGGGTCGCGTagcgagcgcggagactgGCGAAGAGCGTCACGCGACAGACGGCGAGAAACGCGGCGAGGGGGAGCTAGAAGGAGAGGtagaagacgcgaaggactcagagaaaaacggcaacggcgaagaaggcgaaagtGACTCGTACTCGTCGCAGTCGCAAGTCTCTGAGGCCTATGTCTCCCTCTGGTCtggcagcgacagcggcagtGACGGCTGGGCGAGCCCGGTTCCCGAGCctgaggcgccggaggaagaagacgaggagatgCTGGCGGGCGACCCGTTCTTTTTTTCCAGTCGCTcgcgagagggacgcgcaGCGAACCAAGGTGCGCcacgaggaagcgaaggcgcgggcgacgcgggcagTCGCCTTAGGCAGCGAAGAcagccgcatgcgcgagatgaaggcgccgcccggccgcacgcaggaggcgaagaaagcaCCGGCTCGCCAACTCacgcgtcctcttcctccgccacCTTCAGGTGCGTTACCGGCCGCGCGTGGCTCTCGAACCTCCTCCGCAAGCCGAAAAACCAAAAGGAggaaggaagcagaggcacgcaggaatcgcgtgcggcggccgtTCCGGCGCTCAGCGAGCAACCTGGCGCTCGATCGCCTCCTGGCGCGACGTCCCACAGATCGGAAAGGGGGGAAAGGGTTGCGCAGGATGGAGACGAACGCCGACAGGAAGCAGGAGAAAAGGCGCcacagagggcgaggccagacgtcgcagggcgcggagaTTTTTCGGCGATCTCTGTTCCTTgcgagagcgccggcggccgcgcgtcctctccgccctcctcgagTGTCTCCCCCGCGTCCTCGGACTTGAGCAGCGACACAGACACACtcggcggctcgctgccgcccagcGACGTGGAGCTCAACCAGTttgaggcgccgcgcggccagCACTACGTCTGGGATGAGTCTGACGAGAGCGACTccgagcgcgaagacgcgcccaCCGAGgagcgagcagcgcctgACGGCGACTCTAAGCAGGACGCACGCGAactgaggcgacgcggcgcgaggtcGGAGCCCTGGCAGATATTCGTCCCGCCCGCGGCATGTGCAGATACGCCGCgggagcagctgcggcaggcgcgtgaACGCAGAAAGCAaaggagagcggagaagaggagggagaatCTGAgagccgaggaggcgaagcgcgcgcaaGAGCTAGAGGCGCTACTGCTCGCGGAGCGCcaagagacggcggaggacgcgcaggcgcagcctaAGGGAGGGGCGGAGACTGAGCCTTGCGAAAGCGCGAAGGAGCCGGCGAagggcgccgaaggcgagaacGGAAGTGGGAAGCGTCACTCCCCCTCTACTGTGCTTGCGGACATCCAGAAAATGAtcgcgagctcctcgcagcgccgcacgtctcgagcgccttcgtctgctgctgctgctccgtCGCCGGGGGTCACCGCGCAGCCTGCGACTGCGGCGTTTCTCGCGGAGGACAGAGCTGCATATTCGAGGTCTTCAAGTTCTGGGGCGAAGGCCAGCGAAGACACCGGATTGGGAAACGACGCGCACGCTTCAGGatcctcgcaggcgcgcctgcctctggcAGCGCCGGCCTCAGCTTCGGCTCGCATGCGGGAGATCTACAGGCAGTGCAGACAGAAGGCGAGTCGATCCCAGTGTTTTTCATCGTCGTCAGCGTCGCTGCTATCCATgccctcgctgccgtcgctctcagcgtcctcgctcgcggtGAAGAAGATGACTGGCGTatttctgcaggcgcagaagaggaaggcgcggcggtcaGGTCAGGAGGCGTGCGTTACGAACTCAGATGCGGACGACAGCTGGGGGGTGGCAGAGGTGTCTGAGGGggtcgaggaagaagccggacgacgcgcaggcaaCAAGGGCCTCGAGTTCTACGAAGCCGCTGAGCACTCCATGATGTACGACCTCGATTACGATGACATGCCCAAACAAAacttcggcggcgccaccGCCTGGGGTTACAATCAGACCGCCGCCCCG ccaccGCCCACGACAGCGGAGATGAACATGAAGGCGCCGGAAGGCATGCGCTGGGACCCGTTCTCGCAGACGTACCAATACACCTACCGCAATCCTTACGTGGACGAA gccTACGGAGATCCGTACGCGGGAGCTGTCCAGCAGCAGGGCGAAGTCGCGCAAGTTGAGCTCAACGCGG gtcGTCTGGCGGACTACCGTATCGGAAAAGGAGCTTATCGCGTCAATCAGCAGACGGGCGCCCATGACCTCATTGACGGGCCGCAGA AAGACTTGTATGGCAAGTATGGCGCGATGGATCACATCGATCAGAAGAAAGACAAGCGGCCGAAGGGACCGCGACCGACGGAGTGGGATCTCCAGTACGCGAAAAACCTCTACGAGCAGGGCGTTCCTGCAG GCTACACGCCTGCGCCGAACGAGGAAGATCAGGAGGCGTTGGTGCGCGACttgctgcgggcgccgacgcagggTGCGGAGGAGTACGCGGCGTATGACGGGGGGGTGGACATCGCGGCGCTTGGTCTCGCTACGGAGAGGCCTGCAGACAAGAAAGTCCGAGtggcgaagccgcaggccgcagacgcggaagacgaggaggaaagacTCGAGCAGCCCGCCTCCCCGCCGGCCGCCGAaccccgcgccggcgcgggggcctacgcgaagaaaacggagGAGGAGCCG GTCGTGCCGCCTATTGAGTGGCATCGCCCGTCGCCTACCGGGCACTACGCGGCGGATCAAGTCGCTAAGTGGAAATGGTATTATCGCATG GAGGAAATTTATTACATCTGGCAGCAAATGGACTTCCCCGTGCGCAACAACCACGTCTTCTGTGGCTTCCCCGTCCATTTCTCTTCCTCGG A